In Zingiber officinale cultivar Zhangliang chromosome 6A, Zo_v1.1, whole genome shotgun sequence, a single genomic region encodes these proteins:
- the LOC121996527 gene encoding class V chitinase CHIT5-like encodes MASSSIRGGYWPTWINSELPPSSINLALFTHLFYAFLQVDPSTFQLIVTDDDDRMLRAFSEAAHGHSPRVQAFLSIGGGDSTSAFAALAADPASRAAFIQSTIAVARQYDLDGLDLDWEHPIDTDEMANFGRLVTEWRAAVEADSGQPRLLLTAAVRFEPSFQWEVPRSYPVAEMASALDWINSMAYDLHGPWEPNTTGLHAALYDPTGAGVSGSDGVTAWVNAGMPAAKVVLGMPLYGRTWRLTDSNQNGVGAPAAGTGPGTDGVLRYSEVVQFNRDNGATVIHDVNWGEAYSYAGTSWVGYDDAWTAERKVEYARGAGIGGYFFWSIGQDDAAWTVTTAAWNAWQN; translated from the exons ATGGCGTCCTCATCGATTCGAGGAGGCTACTGGCCGACATGGATAAATTCCGAACTCCCTccctcctccatcaacctcgcCCTCTTCACCCACCTCTTTTATGCCTTCCTCCAAGTCGACCCCTCCACTTTCCAGCTTATCGTCACCGACGACGACGATCGCATGCTGCGCGCCTTCTCGGAAGCTGCCCATGGACACTCTCCCCGCGTTCAGGCCTTCCTCTCCATAGGCGGAGGCGACAGCACGTCCGCCTTCGCTGCGCTCGCCGCTGACCCCGCCTCACGCGCCGCCTTCATCCAGTCAACTATCGCGGTGGCTCGACAGTACGACCTTGACGGACTCGACCTAGACTGGGAGCATCCCATTGACACGgatgagatggccaacttcggaCGGCTCGTCACCGAGTGGCGAGCTGCCGTGGAGGCGGACTCCGGCCAGCCGCGGCTCCTCCTCACAGCCGCGGTCCGGTTCGAGCCGAGCTTCCAGTGGGAGGTGCCGCGGTCATACCCGGTGGCGGAGATGGCGTCCGCGTTGGACTGGATCAACTCGATGGCCTACGACCTCCACGGTCCGTGGGAACCAAACACCACCGGGCTCCACGCGGCGCTGTACGATCCCACCGGGGCAGGAGTCAGCGGGAGCGACGGGGTGACTGCGTGGGTCAACGCCGGGATGCCTGCAGCCAAGGTGGTGCTGGGGATGCCGCTCTACGGCCGTACGTGGCGGTTGACGGACTCGAACCAGAATGGTGTGGGAGCGCCGGCGGCGGGAACGGGGCCGGGAACGGACGGGGTGCTGAGGTACTCGGAGGTGGTGCAGTTCAACCGGGACAACGGGGCGACGGTGATACACGACGTGAACTGGGGAGAGGCGTACTCTTACGCCGGCACGAGCTGGGTGGGTTACGACGACGCGTGGACGGCGGAGAGGAAGGTGGAGTACGCGCGCGGGGCGGGGATCGGCGGCTACTTCTTCTGGTCTATCGGCCAAGATGACGCCGCGTGGACCGTAACCACTGCAG CCTGGAATGCGTGGCAGAACTGA
- the LOC121996525 gene encoding uncharacterized protein LOC121996525 isoform X1: MEETIEDSFGGELDGKERASMEWKKNMDDKHGSLLNINRRGCFPFYAKQTCQPMPSNIIGNYVHGNMTSDSISLQKSSDSLANEATNKLKLGFISTRSVPPQFDNLFVTDPEEDYLDGHNSDSAGSTRYFFQTKDIENNSTASKSTGTDCTILKEGNLDSCDNPLKCQKPSGSLKGSMDTGINDPSCGKVRMPEESCKCSFCLKAAYIWADLHYQDTRAKLAQLKKSKRLARSLKARSCSNKSSIKTAQSISNRSPSLESQLTQEWQPLFLFTENIIVRETAELHDKFLRLKELKENCKRDLEKISWIPS, encoded by the exons ATGGAAGAAACTATCGAGGATAGTTTTGGAGGAGAATTAGATGGAAAGGAAAGAGCTTCTATGGAATGGAAGAAAAACATGGATGATAAACATGGTTCTTTGCTCAACATAAATCGGAGAGGCTGTTTCCCTTTCTATGCTAAGCAGACATGCCAACCTATGCCTTCCAATATCATAGGTAACTATGTCCATGGAAATATGACATCTGATTCCATTTCCTTGCAAAAGAGTTCTGATTCATTAGCAAATGAAGCTACTAACAAGTTAAAACTAGGCTTTATATCCACCAGGTCTGTGCCTCCACAATTTGATAACTTGTTTGTAACTGATCCAGAAGAAGACTATTTAGATGGTCATAACTCCGATAGTGCTGGTTCCACTAGATACTTTTTCCAGACAAAAgatattgaaaataattctacTGCATCAAAATCTACTGGCACAGATTGTACAATATTGAAGGAAGGCAATCTTGATAGCTGTGATAACCCCTTGAAGTGCCAAAAACCATCTGGCTCATTGAAAGGCAGTATGGATACTGGTATAAATGATCCCAGTTGTGGCAAAGTTAGAATGCCGGAAGAATCTTGTAAATGCTCTTTTTGTCTCAAAG CTGCTTACATATGGGCAGACCTGCATTATCAGGATACTAGAGCCAAACTCGCTC aattgaaGAAAAGTAAAAGGCTTGCAAGGTCTTTAAAAGCACGAAGTTGCAGCAACAAAAGTAGTATCAAGACTGCTCAAAGCATCTCAAATAGATCCCCCTCACTGGAGTCTCAATTAACTCAAGAATGGCAACCACTTTTCCTTTTCACAGAGAATATCATTGTGCGTGAAACTGCTGAGCTT